From Mariprofundus sp. NF, the proteins below share one genomic window:
- a CDS encoding CBS domain-containing protein gives MTIQLVGNIMSREVITAHADMRLSEILTLLSEHNISFVVLREGSKPVGVITERDIVHLTAENLDTSRLTARDVMSSPVVVSSGCEVDIAEAYHRLKLQNKRHLVIVTESGDILGVVTLSDFIKHLGVEAFIEHKPLNHVLTSSPTTVEPGTTALQAIRLMDEQKISCIIIAEQGKPVGILTERDVARISTAGLTDLHVVTIGELMTQPVVVAHAYMNTSDASKLMRSKNIRHLIVVDDDGLIVGVVTETNIVRGMEGRYVQSLVELLDEKEAELRIINEELEARVKERTKALSREIKAHKAIQSAMHKLTQALEQAGEAVLITDRDGCIEYVNEAFVETTGYTLQEVQGKNPSLLQSGRQDKAFYELMWRSIVEHGVWKGVVWNRRKSGDIYPEQLHIRSIRGEDNRVINYVGTFSDITEKMAMEAEYRHAQRIEAVGALVGGVAHNFNNILAGLGGNLYLAMQKAETSPELLSYLRSIEDLTDQASEMVRQLLTFARKEVTEKKSIALTPLMRETLKTSRMGVPESIQLSGDFCDESLSMFGDATQLQQVLMNMINNARDAIGDRDTRTIAVALKRIDADDALLSRHEKLRERQLACLTIEDSGEGIAEDVLEHVFEPFYSTKEVGKGTGLGLSMSKGSIESHGGVIEVESTPGKGTRFAIYLPLLANSPAMEGSQSTETLQGDGQLILLVDDDPVVLDSAKGVLEILGYRVLSADDGEQAFDLFLEHLQDLALIMTDVVMPNMGGHELAQKVRQHSAVPIIFMTGYDYEQKIHGSDALMATISKPFNVQKLSLVLSDFLNG, from the coding sequence ATGACCATTCAACTTGTTGGAAACATCATGAGCAGGGAAGTCATAACGGCACATGCCGATATGAGGCTTTCCGAGATCCTTACCCTTCTCTCAGAGCATAATATCAGTTTTGTCGTACTCAGAGAGGGCAGCAAACCTGTTGGTGTGATTACCGAACGTGATATCGTACATTTAACTGCTGAAAATCTTGATACATCACGTCTGACTGCCCGTGATGTGATGAGTAGTCCGGTCGTGGTATCCAGCGGCTGTGAAGTGGATATCGCTGAGGCCTATCATCGCCTGAAACTGCAGAATAAGCGGCATCTGGTTATCGTCACCGAATCAGGTGATATCCTGGGTGTTGTGACACTTAGCGATTTTATCAAACATCTCGGCGTAGAAGCATTTATTGAACATAAACCGCTGAATCATGTTTTGACTTCCAGCCCGACGACCGTTGAACCTGGTACGACAGCACTGCAGGCGATCAGGCTAATGGACGAACAGAAAATCAGCTGCATCATTATTGCAGAGCAGGGCAAGCCGGTTGGCATTCTTACCGAACGTGATGTGGCGCGAATCAGTACAGCAGGCTTAACAGATTTGCATGTTGTGACGATTGGTGAGTTGATGACCCAGCCTGTTGTTGTGGCACATGCGTATATGAATACATCCGATGCCTCAAAACTTATGCGCAGTAAAAACATAAGACATCTGATTGTTGTTGATGATGATGGATTGATTGTTGGTGTGGTCACTGAAACAAACATCGTCAGAGGTATGGAAGGTCGTTATGTCCAGAGTTTAGTGGAGCTTCTGGATGAGAAAGAAGCTGAACTGCGCATCATTAATGAGGAGCTTGAGGCGCGTGTAAAGGAGCGGACCAAAGCGCTGTCTCGGGAGATCAAAGCGCATAAGGCGATTCAGAGCGCGATGCATAAGCTCACACAAGCGCTGGAGCAGGCTGGTGAGGCGGTACTGATTACCGACCGGGATGGTTGCATTGAGTATGTGAATGAGGCTTTTGTAGAGACCACAGGTTATACACTGCAAGAGGTGCAGGGTAAAAACCCGAGTTTGCTTCAGTCGGGCCGTCAGGATAAGGCGTTTTATGAACTTATGTGGCGATCGATTGTTGAGCATGGTGTCTGGAAAGGGGTGGTCTGGAACAGAAGGAAAAGTGGTGATATCTATCCGGAGCAGTTGCATATTCGTTCGATCAGGGGAGAAGATAACCGCGTCATCAACTATGTAGGCACATTTTCAGACATCACTGAGAAGATGGCCATGGAGGCTGAGTACAGACATGCCCAGCGTATTGAAGCTGTTGGTGCGCTGGTGGGTGGCGTTGCCCATAACTTTAATAATATTCTCGCCGGTCTCGGAGGTAATCTCTATCTGGCCATGCAGAAGGCAGAAACCTCCCCTGAGCTCCTCTCCTATCTCAGGTCTATAGAGGATCTGACCGATCAGGCTTCAGAGATGGTTCGCCAGCTTTTAACCTTTGCGCGCAAAGAGGTGACAGAGAAAAAGAGTATTGCACTCACGCCTCTGATGCGGGAGACCCTGAAAACCTCGCGCATGGGGGTGCCGGAGAGTATCCAGCTATCCGGTGATTTCTGTGATGAGTCACTGAGTATGTTTGGTGATGCAACACAGCTGCAGCAGGTGTTGATGAATATGATCAATAATGCCCGCGATGCCATTGGTGACAGAGATACCCGAACCATTGCAGTGGCGCTTAAAAGGATTGATGCCGATGATGCCCTGTTAAGCAGGCATGAGAAGTTAAGAGAGAGGCAACTGGCTTGCCTTACTATCGAAGATAGCGGCGAAGGTATTGCAGAGGATGTTCTGGAACACGTTTTTGAACCCTTCTACTCGACAAAAGAGGTGGGCAAAGGAACTGGTCTGGGGCTATCGATGTCCAAAGGTTCTATTGAGTCGCATGGCGGAGTGATCGAAGTGGAGTCGACACCCGGCAAAGGAACACGATTTGCGATTTACCTTCCTCTGCTGGCTAACAGCCCTGCTATGGAGGGTTCGCAAAGCACGGAGACTCTGCAGGGCGACGGCCAGTTGATCCTGCTGGTTGATGATGATCCGGTTGTGCTTGATAGTGCAAAAGGTGTTCTTGAGATTCTTGGTTATCGTGTGCTTTCGGCGGACGATGGTGAGCAGGCTTTTGATCTGTTCCTGGAACATCTTCAGGATCTGGCGCTGATTATGACCGATGTTGTGATGCCGAATATGGGAGGCCATGAGCTGGCCCAGAAGGTGCGGCAACACTCCGCAGTGCCGATCATATTTATGACAGGTTACGATTACGAACAGAAGATTCATGGCAGTGATGCACTGATGGCGACCATCTCCAAACCCTTTAATGTGCAAAAGCTAAGTCTGGTGCTTTCCGACTTTCTTAACGGCTAA
- the serB gene encoding phosphoserine phosphatase SerB translates to MLSNFLLPPDYELPIPVNSPLFATPGGGRLLLCSTHDAYRLREHYGCATLEAVQMQINLQEGKRLDIWQSELDAAHMNAHIFGCDDFSAFKEICESLMLERIGVLQVSTQPGHCRMLLTGSADATTMTTRLRPLSERLKVDIAVTALKPSPNLAEPGLLLMDMDSTLIQNECIDEIADFMGIKEQVAAITQLSMEGKLDFVASFTERVKLLKGLDASVLQRVLDERIVLTDGAEALIKGLQAHGWKTGLVSGGFTFFTDYFEEKLGLDFSQGNQLEIVDGKLTGGFIGEIVDARSKREALLNKAKEWNIPMTQTIAIGDGANDLQMIEVAGMGIAFHAKPRVRELAPYALSYGGLDRALDLL, encoded by the coding sequence ATGCTGAGTAATTTCCTGCTACCACCAGACTATGAATTGCCGATCCCGGTTAACTCACCGCTATTTGCAACCCCCGGTGGTGGACGTCTTCTACTCTGCAGCACCCATGACGCCTATCGCCTGCGCGAACACTATGGCTGTGCGACACTTGAAGCAGTTCAGATGCAGATCAATCTGCAAGAGGGAAAACGGCTGGATATCTGGCAGTCGGAACTGGATGCAGCGCACATGAATGCCCACATCTTCGGCTGTGATGATTTCAGCGCATTCAAGGAGATTTGTGAATCGCTGATGCTTGAGCGTATCGGTGTGTTGCAGGTCAGCACACAACCCGGCCACTGCCGCATGCTGCTGACCGGTAGTGCAGATGCTACAACCATGACCACGCGCCTGCGCCCGCTCTCCGAGAGACTGAAGGTGGATATCGCGGTCACTGCACTGAAACCCTCCCCCAACCTTGCCGAGCCCGGTCTGCTGCTGATGGATATGGACTCCACGCTGATTCAGAACGAATGTATCGATGAGATCGCCGATTTTATGGGTATCAAGGAGCAGGTCGCCGCCATCACCCAGCTCTCGATGGAGGGTAAACTCGATTTTGTCGCCTCCTTCACTGAGCGCGTCAAACTGCTCAAAGGGTTGGATGCATCTGTGCTGCAGCGTGTACTGGATGAACGTATTGTTCTTACCGACGGTGCTGAAGCGCTGATCAAAGGGCTACAGGCACACGGCTGGAAGACCGGTCTGGTTTCCGGCGGCTTCACCTTCTTCACCGACTACTTTGAAGAGAAACTCGGACTGGATTTCTCACAGGGCAATCAACTGGAGATTGTTGATGGCAAACTGACCGGTGGTTTTATCGGTGAAATCGTCGATGCCAGAAGTAAACGCGAAGCCCTGCTGAATAAGGCCAAAGAGTGGAACATTCCGATGACTCAAACCATTGCCATCGGTGATGGCGCCAACGATCTGCAGATGATTGAGGTGGCAGGCATGGGTATCGCCTTTCACGCCAAACCGCGTGTGCGCGAACTGGCCCCCTACGCCCTCTCCTACGGCGGCCTGGACCGGGCTCTCGATCTGCTCTAA